A DNA window from Comamonas fluminis contains the following coding sequences:
- a CDS encoding YqaA family protein, whose amino-acid sequence MHQVLQWLALPELGLSTVFIVALVSATLLPLGSEPVVAALVTASPELFWPAVVVATAGNTIGGAISWWMGLGAHKAWNKARKLRHQQETPPARKSMHNQSRWHRIARYWLRKYGAKACLLSWLPVVGDPLCAVAGWLRLPFWACVFYMAIGKFLRYTLMTAGLHQIISHLF is encoded by the coding sequence ATGCATCAAGTGCTGCAATGGCTGGCCCTGCCGGAGCTGGGTCTGAGCACGGTTTTTATTGTGGCGCTGGTCTCGGCTACGCTGCTGCCGCTGGGCTCCGAGCCTGTGGTGGCCGCCCTGGTCACGGCCAGCCCCGAGCTGTTCTGGCCCGCCGTAGTGGTGGCCACGGCAGGCAACACCATTGGCGGCGCCATCAGTTGGTGGATGGGGCTGGGCGCACACAAGGCCTGGAACAAGGCCCGCAAGCTGCGCCACCAGCAAGAAACACCGCCGGCGCGCAAAAGCATGCACAACCAGTCACGCTGGCACCGCATTGCCCGCTACTGGCTGCGCAAGTACGGCGCCAAGGCCTGCCTGCTGAGCTGGCTGCCCGTGGTGGGCGACCCGCTGTGTGCCGTGGCCGGCTGGCTGCGCCTTCCCTTCTGGGCCTGCGTGTTCTATATGGCGATTGGCAAGTTTCTGCGCTACACGCTGATGACAGCGGGCCTGCACCAGATCATCAGCCACCTGTTTTAA